One genomic region from Neisseria weaveri encodes:
- the mnmE gene encoding tRNA uridine-5-carboxymethylaminomethyl(34) synthesis GTPase MnmE — MSAPSPTIAAIATAPGRGGVGVVRISGKNLLPLAQQISGGKTPKPRVALYTDFLDSDGQAIDNGLLLYFSAPASFTGEDVIELQGHGGPVVMDMLLQRCLQLGARMAEPGEFTKRAFLNNKLDLAQAESVADLIDASSRSAARMAVRSLKGAFSQHIHALVDELITLRMLVEATLDFPEEDIDFLEAADARGKLAELQGRLKTVLVSAEQGAILREGMNVVLVGAPNVGKSSLLNALAGDDIAIVTDIAGTTRDTVREQITLDGVPVHIIDTAGLRETDDVVEKIGIERSQKAVQEADVALILIDPREGINAKTQTILDSLPENLKKIEIHNKTDLTGETVEMLSDGLNTASGADTLIRLSAKTGEGLDLLKQALLKEIGWQGESESLFLARSRHLTALHAAEAELENAALCGNNQIELLAEHLRLAQTACNEITGEFTADDLLGVIFSRFCIGK, encoded by the coding sequence ATGTCTGCACCCAGCCCCACCATAGCCGCCATTGCCACCGCCCCCGGGCGCGGCGGTGTCGGCGTTGTCCGCATTTCCGGTAAAAACCTGCTGCCGTTGGCGCAGCAGATCAGCGGCGGTAAAACCCCCAAGCCGCGCGTTGCCCTTTACACCGACTTTTTGGATTCAGACGGCCAAGCCATCGACAACGGCCTGCTGCTCTATTTCTCCGCCCCCGCCAGCTTCACCGGCGAAGACGTGATCGAACTGCAAGGCCACGGCGGGCCGGTGGTGATGGATATGCTGCTGCAACGCTGCCTGCAACTGGGCGCGCGCATGGCCGAGCCGGGCGAGTTTACCAAACGCGCTTTTCTCAACAACAAACTCGATTTGGCACAGGCCGAAAGCGTGGCCGACTTAATCGACGCTTCCAGCCGTTCCGCTGCCCGCATGGCCGTGCGCTCGCTCAAAGGTGCGTTTTCGCAGCACATTCACGCGCTGGTGGACGAATTGATTACCTTGCGGATGCTGGTGGAAGCCACGCTCGATTTTCCCGAAGAAGACATCGATTTTCTCGAAGCCGCCGACGCACGCGGCAAGCTGGCGGAGCTGCAAGGCCGTCTGAAAACCGTGTTGGTCAGTGCCGAACAAGGCGCGATTTTGCGCGAAGGCATGAACGTGGTGCTGGTGGGCGCACCCAACGTCGGCAAATCCAGCCTGCTTAATGCTTTGGCGGGCGACGACATCGCCATCGTTACCGACATCGCCGGCACCACCCGCGATACCGTGCGCGAACAAATCACCTTAGACGGTGTGCCCGTTCACATCATCGACACCGCCGGCCTGCGCGAAACTGACGACGTGGTAGAAAAAATCGGCATCGAACGCAGCCAAAAAGCCGTGCAGGAAGCCGATGTTGCATTGATTCTGATTGACCCGCGCGAAGGCATCAACGCCAAAACCCAAACCATTCTCGACAGCCTGCCCGAAAATCTGAAAAAAATCGAAATCCACAATAAAACCGACCTCACCGGCGAAACCGTAGAAATGCTTTCAGACGGCCTGAACACTGCCAGCGGTGCCGATACTTTAATCAGGTTATCTGCCAAAACCGGCGAAGGCTTAGACTTGTTGAAACAGGCATTATTGAAAGAAATCGGCTGGCAAGGCGAAAGCGAAAGCCTGTTCCTCGCCCGCAGCCGCCACCTCACCGCACTGCATGCCGCTGAAGCCGAATTGGAAAACGCCGCTCTGTGCGGCAACAACCAAATCGAGCTGCTGGCCGAACACCTGCGGCTGGCCCAAACCGCCTGCAACGAAATCACCGGAGAATTCACGGCGGACGATTTGTTGGGCGTGATTTTTTCGAGATTCTGTATCGGTAAGTGA
- a CDS encoding benzoate/H(+) symporter BenE family transporter: protein MPRFSDFTAAHLSAALAALLVSYGSAAVIIYQAALAFGASQNQIVSWFTSLSLMCGILTIVLSIRYKAPVMIAWCTPGAAVLAGVSGIPMQDAVAGFIAAAAAMWMVSATGWFDRLVRMIPASLVAAMLAGILINFGSKVFGAMEHQTVLVLMMLAVYFLSKIRLPRYSILLMLVTGFGYAAWAGLLATDKLVWQNPVLEWVWPGWHVGHIISVSVPLFIASLATQNVPGMAVLRAYGYQTPARPLVESSAAATVFTAPLGAFMINLAAISSAICMGSDVDKNPDKRYLSTVLLGVLYLLIAAAGGMTVALFNVLPPELLAALAGIAIFSTLQANLSGAWQDDTAREAALVTLLASASGMTLFGIGSAFWGLVLGLAVYQLHKRTHSRA, encoded by the coding sequence ATGCCCCGTTTTTCTGATTTTACTGCCGCCCACCTTTCCGCCGCGCTGGCGGCATTGCTGGTTTCTTACGGCAGCGCTGCGGTGATTATTTATCAGGCGGCGTTGGCTTTTGGTGCGTCGCAGAATCAGATTGTTTCGTGGTTCACTTCTTTGAGCTTGATGTGCGGCATACTCACTATTGTTTTGAGTATCCGTTATAAAGCGCCGGTAATGATTGCGTGGTGTACGCCGGGCGCGGCGGTGTTGGCCGGTGTGTCGGGGATTCCGATGCAGGATGCGGTGGCCGGTTTTATCGCGGCGGCGGCGGCGATGTGGATGGTGTCGGCTACGGGCTGGTTTGACCGTTTGGTCAGAATGATTCCGGCCTCGCTGGTGGCGGCGATGCTGGCGGGGATTTTGATTAATTTCGGCAGCAAGGTGTTTGGGGCGATGGAGCATCAAACCGTGCTGGTGTTGATGATGTTGGCGGTGTATTTTTTGAGCAAAATCCGCTTGCCGCGTTACAGTATTTTGCTGATGTTGGTTACCGGTTTCGGCTATGCGGCTTGGGCGGGGTTGCTTGCTACCGACAAACTGGTGTGGCAAAACCCGGTGCTTGAATGGGTGTGGCCGGGCTGGCATGTGGGGCACATTATCAGCGTGAGCGTACCGCTGTTTATCGCTTCGCTGGCCACGCAAAACGTGCCGGGTATGGCGGTGCTGCGTGCTTACGGATACCAAACGCCTGCCCGCCCGCTGGTGGAAAGCAGCGCTGCGGCCACGGTGTTCACCGCTCCTTTGGGCGCGTTTATGATCAATCTTGCGGCCATCAGCTCCGCCATCTGTATGGGCAGCGATGTCGATAAAAATCCCGACAAGCGTTATTTGTCTACCGTGCTTTTGGGCGTGCTTTATCTGCTGATTGCGGCGGCGGGCGGGATGACGGTAGCGCTGTTCAACGTGTTGCCGCCCGAATTGCTGGCGGCGCTGGCGGGCATTGCGATTTTCAGTACGCTGCAAGCCAATCTCAGCGGTGCGTGGCAAGACGATACTGCCCGTGAGGCGGCGTTGGTTACGCTGTTGGCTTCCGCTTCGGGGATGACGCTTTTCGGCATCGGCAGTGCATTTTGGGGCTTGGTGCTGGGCTTGGCGGTGTATCAGCTTCATAAGAGAACGCATTCCCGCGCTTAA
- a CDS encoding cytochrome C assembly family protein, with translation MPIILICLTLVYAGLSAFVWVYHQKRNREEYPLKVEMSILAAAMLVHGAVLLLPVLQDKVVVMGFGYSVSVIVWLMLMMYWTGSFFYCLRGLQLLLYPCVTLALLLGAVFPGKFAGYQIHDWPFMLHIGSSLLSYSLFGIVTLIAVLILLLNHELHKRKFSPFVSFLPPLLSLEKLMFQGMWLGFLLLTYSVISGTFFAESIFGRPLTFTHKTVFGILSWFIYGSLLLKRSMISWRGKKAAVWTIIAFVVLMLAYSGSKFILEILV, from the coding sequence ATGCCGATTATATTGATTTGTCTGACGCTTGTTTATGCGGGTTTGTCTGCATTTGTGTGGGTGTACCATCAAAAGCGCAACCGTGAGGAGTATCCGTTGAAAGTCGAAATGTCGATATTGGCGGCGGCTATGTTGGTGCACGGTGCGGTGTTGTTGTTGCCGGTATTGCAGGACAAAGTGGTGGTGATGGGCTTCGGTTATTCGGTCAGTGTGATTGTGTGGCTGATGCTGATGATGTATTGGACGGGCAGCTTTTTTTATTGTTTGAGAGGTTTGCAGCTGCTGCTGTATCCTTGTGTTACTTTGGCTTTGCTGCTGGGGGCGGTTTTTCCGGGCAAGTTTGCCGGCTATCAGATTCACGATTGGCCGTTTATGCTGCATATCGGTTCGTCTTTGCTGTCGTACAGTCTGTTTGGGATTGTAACGCTGATTGCAGTATTGATTTTGTTGTTGAACCATGAGCTGCATAAGCGGAAGTTTTCGCCGTTCGTATCGTTTCTGCCGCCTTTGTTGAGCTTGGAAAAGCTGATGTTTCAGGGTATGTGGCTCGGTTTCCTGCTGCTGACGTATTCGGTAATCAGCGGTACGTTTTTTGCGGAAAGTATTTTCGGCAGGCCGCTGACGTTTACGCACAAAACTGTTTTCGGGATTTTGTCTTGGTTTATTTACGGCAGTCTGCTGTTGAAGCGCAGTATGATTTCATGGCGCGGTAAAAAAGCGGCAGTGTGGACGATTATTGCATTTGTGGTGTTGATGTTGGCTTATTCGGGCAGTAAGTTTATTTTGGAGATTTTGGTTTAG
- a CDS encoding methyltransferase domain-containing protein codes for MKTTDRWFIHRRLAEDTDERLLLVRRTPQHILLVGADADISRVLLAARYPKATFSEYDHRADFLQAAAAERKTGFLAKLTGKAVPQFCQSLTAPLPEAAADMLWANLSLINAEEPLAVFENWARALKTDGLLFFTHFGADSLPELLQGLKEKGITVETPMLFDMHDIGDMLFHHGFYDPVMDTAKLQLNYRNPSTLWQDLETLGLWQSLKFDNEAAARRAVNEMFEQGRLNTLTLEILYGHAVKKLVLPEGESPVQFFPKRP; via the coding sequence ATGAAAACAACCGACCGCTGGTTTATCCACCGCCGCCTGGCCGAAGACACCGACGAACGCCTGCTGCTTGTCCGCCGTACCCCGCAACATATTCTCTTGGTCGGTGCAGATGCCGACATCAGCCGTGTGTTACTGGCCGCACGTTACCCCAAAGCCACGTTCAGCGAATACGACCACCGCGCCGATTTCCTGCAAGCCGCCGCTGCCGAACGCAAAACCGGCTTTTTGGCCAAACTGACCGGCAAAGCCGTTCCCCAATTTTGCCAAAGCCTGACCGCACCGCTGCCCGAAGCGGCCGCAGATATGCTGTGGGCCAATTTAAGCCTGATTAACGCCGAAGAGCCGTTGGCCGTATTTGAAAATTGGGCGCGGGCCTTAAAAACAGACGGCCTGCTGTTTTTTACCCATTTCGGCGCAGACAGCCTGCCCGAACTGTTGCAGGGCTTGAAAGAAAAAGGCATTACCGTTGAAACGCCCATGCTGTTCGATATGCACGACATCGGCGATATGCTGTTTCATCACGGCTTTTACGATCCCGTGATGGATACCGCCAAATTGCAGCTCAACTACCGCAACCCGTCCACACTCTGGCAGGATTTGGAAACACTCGGCCTGTGGCAGTCGCTCAAATTCGACAACGAAGCCGCCGCACGCCGTGCCGTAAACGAAATGTTTGAACAAGGCCGGTTAAACACGCTGACCTTAGAAATCCTATACGGCCACGCCGTGAAAAAACTGGTTTTGCCGGAAGGCGAAAGTCCGGTGCAGTTTTTCCCCAAACGCCCCTAA
- the vapC gene encoding type II toxin-antitoxin system tRNA(fMet)-specific endonuclease VapC has translation MLRYMLDINICIYTIKNNPAAVREKFQQHQHHMCISSIVLTELLYGAEKSSNPAKSLALIEGMAARLEVLNFDETAAAHAAEIRADLARKGTPIGHYDVLIAGHARSRGLILVSNNLREFERVAGLRLENWAV, from the coding sequence ATGCTTCGCTATATGCTTGATATCAATATCTGCATTTACACGATTAAAAACAATCCCGCAGCAGTGCGCGAAAAGTTCCAACAACATCAGCATCATATGTGTATCAGCAGCATTGTGCTGACCGAGCTGCTGTATGGTGCTGAAAAATCAAGCAATCCGGCCAAATCTCTAGCCTTAATTGAAGGTATGGCGGCACGATTGGAAGTATTGAATTTTGATGAAACTGCTGCTGCCCATGCTGCTGAAATCCGTGCTGATCTTGCCCGGAAAGGCACGCCAATCGGACACTATGATGTTCTGATTGCCGGCCATGCCCGCAGCCGCGGTTTGATATTGGTCAGCAATAATCTGCGGGAATTTGAGCGGGTAGCGGGGTTAAGGTTGGAGAACTGGGCAGTTTGA
- the vapB gene encoding type II toxin-antitoxin system VapB family antitoxin, with translation MAQATLFKSNQTQAVRLPKAVAFPDDVKKVEVVVLGKSRLLTPSENLWDDWFAQLPQADFPDREPSFQAERESF, from the coding sequence ATGGCTCAAGCGACTCTTTTTAAAAGCAATCAAACCCAAGCCGTGCGTCTGCCTAAAGCCGTAGCTTTTCCCGATGATGTGAAAAAAGTGGAGGTGGTCGTATTGGGAAAATCGCGCCTGCTCACGCCCAGTGAAAACTTATGGGACGATTGGTTTGCACAATTGCCGCAAGCCGACTTTCCCGACCGCGAGCCTAGTTTTCAAGCCGAGCGGGAGAGTTTCTAA
- a CDS encoding alanine/glycine:cation symporter family protein, with protein MVDTIHKLVNDINGPLWQLLVYLLLGVGLFFTFSTGFVQFRLFGRSIKAMMGGRKCDDASQGITPFQAFVTGLASRVGVGNVAGVAIAVSVGGPGAVFWMWLTALLGMSSAFAESSLAQLFKIRDPQSGQFRGGPAYYITQGLKQHWLGILFALSLILAFGFVFNAVQANSIVAATQTAWGWKPEIVGVALVIMTAPIIFGGIRRVSKLAEGIVPIMAVLYLLMAMYVLLTNLSAVPAVFSLIFREAFNFEAAAGGFFGGMAAQAMMLGIKRGLFSNEAGMGSAPNAAAAADVKHPVSQGMIQMLGVFVDTMVVCSCTAFILLLSHVSTNPGEMTGVQLTQAAIESHVGSWGADFLAVLLFMLAYSSIIGNYAYAESNVQFIKNSRVSLTVFRMIVLCFVYFGSVTSVPVVWDMADLSMGMMALINLIAILALSPLVFVMLKDYKAKLKMGRDPEFKLSEHPVLKRRIKSDIW; from the coding sequence ATGGTTGATACGATTCACAAACTCGTCAACGATATTAACGGCCCTTTGTGGCAATTATTGGTTTACCTTTTGTTGGGTGTAGGCCTGTTTTTTACATTCAGCACGGGTTTCGTACAATTCCGCCTGTTCGGCCGCAGTATCAAGGCGATGATGGGCGGCAGAAAATGCGATGATGCTTCACAAGGCATTACGCCGTTTCAAGCATTCGTAACCGGCTTGGCCAGCCGCGTGGGCGTCGGCAACGTTGCCGGCGTAGCGATTGCCGTTTCTGTCGGCGGTCCGGGCGCGGTGTTTTGGATGTGGCTGACGGCGCTGTTGGGCATGAGCTCCGCCTTTGCCGAATCTTCTTTGGCACAATTGTTCAAAATCCGCGACCCGCAAAGCGGCCAATTCCGCGGTGGCCCTGCATACTACATCACACAGGGCTTGAAACAGCATTGGCTGGGCATTTTGTTTGCCTTGAGCCTGATTTTGGCATTCGGTTTCGTATTTAATGCCGTTCAGGCCAACTCCATCGTGGCTGCCACCCAAACCGCTTGGGGCTGGAAACCCGAAATAGTCGGCGTGGCTTTGGTCATCATGACGGCACCGATTATTTTCGGCGGTATCCGCCGCGTTTCCAAGCTGGCCGAAGGCATTGTGCCGATTATGGCCGTGCTGTATTTGCTGATGGCCATGTATGTTTTGCTGACCAACCTGTCTGCCGTACCTGCGGTTTTCTCGCTGATTTTCCGCGAAGCGTTTAATTTTGAAGCGGCAGCGGGCGGTTTCTTCGGCGGTATGGCCGCACAAGCCATGATGTTGGGTATCAAACGCGGCCTGTTCTCCAATGAGGCCGGTATGGGTTCTGCGCCGAATGCCGCCGCCGCCGCCGATGTCAAACACCCGGTTTCCCAAGGTATGATTCAAATGCTGGGCGTGTTTGTCGATACAATGGTGGTGTGCTCGTGTACCGCATTTATCCTGTTGTTGTCGCATGTCAGCACCAATCCGGGCGAAATGACCGGCGTACAGCTGACCCAAGCCGCAATCGAAAGCCATGTCGGCTCTTGGGGCGCGGATTTCTTGGCCGTGTTACTGTTTATGCTGGCCTATTCTTCCATTATCGGCAACTACGCTTATGCCGAATCCAACGTACAGTTTATTAAAAACAGCCGCGTATCCTTAACCGTATTCCGCATGATTGTCTTGTGTTTCGTGTACTTCGGCTCGGTAACCAGCGTACCGGTAGTATGGGATATGGCCGACCTGTCTATGGGTATGATGGCCTTAATCAACCTGATCGCCATTCTGGCTCTGTCGCCGCTGGTGTTCGTGATGTTGAAAGACTACAAAGCCAAGCTGAAAATGGGACGCGATCCCGAATTCAAACTGTCCGAACATCCCGTATTGAAACGCCGCATCAAATCCGATATCTGGTAA
- the ffh gene encoding signal recognition particle protein: MLDNLTNRFSNVFKNIRGQSKLTEDNIKDALREVRLALLEADVALPVVKEFINNVKEKALGHEIADSLTPDQAFIGVVNEALVELMGKENSTLNLAVSPPAVILMAGLQGAGKTTTVGKLARLLKNEHKKKILAVSADVYRPAAIEQLKLLTEQVGVDFFPSDTSQKPVEIARAAIDYAKKHFYDVLMVDTAGRLAIDEEMMEEIKALHAATNPIETLFVVDAMLGQDAVNTAKAFNEALPLTGVILTKMDGDSRGGAALSVRQVTGKPIKFIGIGEKVTGLEPFHPDRIASRILGMGDVLSLIEDVQKGIDEEVAAKMAKKLHKGKGFDLNDFKEQIQQMRNMGGLENLMSKMPGELGQLSKQIPEGSAEKAMGHVEAIINSMTPKERANPALIKASRKRRIAAGSGTSVQEVNKMLKQFEQSQQMMKMFSGKGLGKLMKLAKGMKGMKGMFPGM; encoded by the coding sequence ATGTTAGATAACTTAACCAACCGTTTCAGCAATGTTTTTAAAAACATTCGCGGCCAATCTAAATTAACGGAAGACAATATCAAAGACGCCCTGCGCGAAGTCCGCCTGGCTCTGCTGGAAGCCGACGTCGCCCTGCCGGTTGTCAAAGAATTCATCAATAACGTCAAAGAAAAAGCCCTGGGTCACGAAATTGCCGACAGCCTGACCCCCGACCAAGCCTTTATCGGCGTAGTCAACGAAGCACTGGTCGAATTGATGGGCAAAGAAAACAGCACCCTCAATCTCGCCGTCAGCCCGCCAGCCGTTATCCTGATGGCCGGTCTGCAAGGTGCCGGTAAAACCACCACCGTCGGCAAACTGGCGCGTCTGCTCAAAAACGAACACAAGAAAAAAATCCTTGCCGTTTCCGCCGACGTTTACCGCCCCGCCGCCATTGAACAGCTAAAACTGCTGACAGAACAAGTCGGTGTCGACTTTTTCCCGTCCGACACCAGCCAAAAACCCGTTGAGATTGCCCGTGCCGCCATCGATTACGCCAAAAAACACTTCTACGACGTATTGATGGTCGATACCGCAGGCCGCCTGGCCATCGACGAAGAAATGATGGAAGAAATCAAGGCTCTGCATGCCGCCACCAACCCCATCGAAACCCTGTTTGTGGTAGACGCCATGCTCGGCCAAGATGCCGTCAACACCGCCAAAGCTTTCAACGAAGCCCTGCCGCTGACCGGTGTGATTCTCACCAAAATGGACGGCGACTCTCGCGGCGGTGCGGCTTTATCCGTGCGCCAAGTAACCGGCAAACCGATTAAATTTATCGGTATCGGCGAAAAAGTAACCGGCCTCGAACCTTTCCACCCGGACCGTATCGCCAGCCGCATTTTGGGCATGGGCGACGTGCTCAGCCTGATCGAAGACGTTCAAAAAGGCATCGACGAAGAAGTTGCCGCCAAAATGGCGAAAAAGCTGCACAAAGGCAAAGGCTTCGATCTCAACGACTTCAAAGAACAAATCCAACAAATGCGCAATATGGGCGGTTTGGAAAACCTGATGTCGAAAATGCCCGGCGAATTGGGGCAGCTTTCCAAACAAATTCCCGAAGGCTCGGCCGAAAAAGCAATGGGCCACGTTGAAGCCATCATCAATTCCATGACCCCGAAAGAACGCGCCAATCCTGCACTGATTAAAGCCAGCCGCAAACGCCGCATTGCCGCCGGCTCCGGCACATCGGTTCAGGAAGTGAACAAAATGCTCAAACAGTTCGAACAATCCCAACAAATGATGAAAATGTTCAGCGGCAAAGGCTTGGGTAAGCTGATGAAGCTCGCAAAAGGCATGAAGGGAATGAAAGGCATGTTCCCGGGGATGTAA